From a region of the Xanthomonas rydalmerensis genome:
- the gspD gene encoding type II secretion system secretin GspD yields MTPRLFSLFLAIGLVAGCATTPSPDVRRGAAINPQVGAAGSTQNDGEGGPADPNALPERATPVIRRGSGTMINSAAAAAPAPSLGNASSGSATFNFEGESLQAVVKAILGDMLGQNYVIAPGVQGTVTLATPKPVSPAQALNLLEMVLGWNNARMVYSGGRYNIVPADQALAGTVAPSTASPANARGFEVRVVPLKYISASEMKKVLEPYARPNAIVGIDGSRNVITLGGTRAELENYLRTVQIFDVDWLSGMSVGVFPIQSGKAEQVAADLEKVFGENSKTPSAGMFRFMPLENANAVLVITPQARYLDQIQEWLDRIDSAGGGARLFSYELKYIKAKDLADRLAEVFGAGGGNRGDSNASLMPGSQMSQLNGGGLGGFNGSDSSGLGGGSLGGSLGGSSDSLGGGSSSSGSSSGGLGNGSLQLSPRTAGNGSVTLEVQGDKVGVSAVEETNTLLVRSTPQAWRSIRDIVEKLDVMPMQVHIEAQVAEVNLTGKLQYGVNWFFENSVNASADSNVANSTGLGPGAGLPSAQGRKIWGDIAGKITGSSGLGWTFLGRNAAAVITALDQITNVKLLQTPSVFVRNNAEATLNVGTRIPINSVSVDTGLGTGTTYSSVNYIDTGVILKVRPRVTKDGMVFLDIVQEVSSPGAAPTNCGTSAGTSTACNVPINTRRVKTEAAVQSGDTIMLAGLISDSTTDGSNGVPYLSKLPVVGALFGQKTQDKSRNEVIVLLTPTIVRNPQEARNLTDEYGQKFEAMKPLPARGKK; encoded by the coding sequence TGATCAATTCCGCGGCCGCCGCAGCGCCAGCACCGTCGCTGGGCAACGCCAGCAGCGGCAGCGCCACCTTCAACTTCGAGGGCGAATCGCTGCAGGCGGTGGTCAAGGCCATCCTCGGCGACATGCTCGGGCAGAACTACGTGATCGCGCCGGGCGTGCAGGGCACGGTGACCCTGGCCACGCCCAAGCCGGTGTCGCCGGCGCAGGCGCTGAACCTGCTGGAGATGGTGCTGGGTTGGAACAACGCGCGCATGGTCTACAGCGGCGGCCGCTACAACATCGTCCCCGCCGACCAGGCCCTGGCCGGTACGGTGGCGCCGAGCACCGCCTCGCCGGCCAACGCGCGCGGCTTCGAGGTGCGCGTGGTGCCGCTGAAATACATCTCCGCCAGCGAGATGAAGAAGGTGCTGGAGCCGTACGCGCGGCCGAACGCCATCGTCGGCATCGACGGCTCGCGCAACGTCATCACCCTGGGTGGCACCCGCGCCGAGCTGGAGAACTACCTGCGCACCGTGCAGATCTTCGACGTCGACTGGCTGTCGGGCATGTCGGTGGGTGTGTTCCCGATCCAGTCGGGCAAGGCCGAGCAGGTCGCGGCCGACCTGGAGAAGGTGTTCGGCGAGAACAGCAAGACTCCCAGCGCCGGCATGTTCCGCTTCATGCCGCTGGAGAACGCCAACGCGGTGCTGGTGATCACCCCGCAGGCGCGCTACCTGGACCAGATCCAGGAGTGGCTGGACCGCATCGACAGCGCCGGCGGCGGCGCGCGGCTGTTCTCCTACGAACTCAAGTACATCAAGGCCAAGGACCTGGCCGACCGCCTGGCCGAAGTGTTCGGCGCCGGCGGCGGCAACCGCGGCGATTCCAACGCCTCGCTGATGCCGGGCTCGCAGATGAGCCAGTTGAACGGCGGCGGCCTGGGCGGCTTCAACGGCAGCGACAGCAGCGGCCTGGGCGGCGGCAGCTTGGGCGGGAGCCTGGGTGGCAGCAGCGACAGCCTGGGCGGCGGCAGCAGTTCTTCCGGCAGCAGCAGCGGCGGCCTCGGCAACGGCAGCCTGCAGCTGTCGCCGCGCACTGCCGGCAACGGCAGCGTGACCCTGGAAGTGCAGGGCGACAAGGTCGGCGTGTCGGCCGTGGAGGAAACCAACACCCTGCTGGTGCGCTCGACCCCGCAGGCCTGGCGCTCGATCCGCGACATAGTCGAGAAGCTCGACGTGATGCCGATGCAGGTGCACATCGAGGCGCAGGTGGCCGAGGTCAACCTGACCGGCAAGTTGCAGTATGGCGTCAACTGGTTCTTCGAGAATTCGGTCAACGCCTCTGCCGATTCCAACGTGGCCAACTCCACCGGTCTCGGACCGGGAGCAGGCTTGCCCAGTGCGCAGGGCCGCAAGATCTGGGGCGATATCGCCGGTAAGATCACCGGCAGTAGCGGCCTGGGCTGGACTTTCCTAGGCAGGAACGCCGCAGCGGTGATCACTGCTCTGGATCAGATCACCAACGTCAAGCTGCTGCAGACGCCATCGGTGTTCGTGCGCAACAACGCCGAGGCGACGCTCAATGTGGGTACGCGCATTCCGATCAATTCGGTCAGCGTCGACACCGGCCTGGGCACCGGCACTACCTACTCCTCGGTTAACTACATCGACACCGGCGTGATCCTGAAGGTGCGCCCGCGGGTGACCAAGGACGGCATGGTGTTCCTGGACATCGTGCAGGAGGTCAGCTCGCCCGGTGCGGCGCCGACAAATTGCGGCACCAGCGCTGGCACCAGCACCGCCTGCAACGTGCCGATCAACACCCGTCGGGTCAAGACCGAGGCCGCGGTGCAGAGCGGCGACACCATCATGCTCGCCGGCCTGATCAGCGACAGCACCACCGACGGCAGCAACGGTGTGCCCTACCTGAGCAAGCTGCCGGTGGTCGGTGCGCTGTTCGGACAGAAGACCCAGGACAAGAGCCGCAACGAAGTGATCGTACTGCTGACCCCGACGATCGTGCGCAACCCGCAGGAAGCGCGCAATCTCACCGACGAATACGGGCAGAAATTCGAGGCCATGAAGCCGCTGCCGGCACGCGGCAAGAAGTAA
- the pnuC gene encoding nicotinamide riboside transporter PnuC, with product MSPLELLAVLINVLGVWLTARRVRWCWPVNVFAVLLYAWLFYQWKLYSDMLLQGLYVVLQGYGWWRWSKGLGDDGKVQVGPLPWAEGVRSVLAGATGAVLLGWLMHRHTDAALPWLDAALSAFSVVASVWAARKRIANWGLWIVLDCVYVGVFLYKGLYPTAALYAGFVVLAMYGLRLWQEDLRRAQSLA from the coding sequence ATGTCCCCCCTCGAACTGCTCGCCGTGCTGATCAACGTGTTGGGCGTATGGCTGACCGCGCGGCGGGTGCGCTGGTGCTGGCCGGTCAATGTGTTCGCGGTGCTGCTGTACGCGTGGCTGTTCTATCAGTGGAAGCTGTACTCGGACATGCTGCTGCAGGGCCTGTACGTGGTCCTGCAGGGCTACGGCTGGTGGCGCTGGAGCAAGGGACTCGGCGACGACGGCAAGGTCCAGGTCGGGCCGCTGCCCTGGGCCGAGGGCGTGCGTTCGGTACTGGCCGGCGCCACCGGCGCGGTTCTGCTGGGCTGGCTGATGCACCGGCACACCGATGCGGCATTGCCGTGGCTGGATGCGGCGCTGTCGGCGTTCAGCGTGGTCGCCAGCGTCTGGGCCGCGCGCAAGCGCATCGCCAACTGGGGCCTGTGGATCGTGCTGGACTGCGTCTACGTCGGCGTGTTTCTTTACAAGGGGCTGTATCCCACCGCGGCGCTATACGCCGGGTTCGTGGTGCTGGCGATGTACGGCTTGCGGCTGTGGCAGGAGGATCTGCGCCGTGCGCAATCCCTCGCCTGA
- a CDS encoding UTRA domain-containing protein translates to MSFATTAGFAQRIADALLARIAAGEWRTDQRLPVERELAALFGCTRITLREALQQLESDGHIYRENRRGWFVSAPRVRHDPNSIAGFMQYVAAQGGVPRTELLAAQRQPAGPALARHLHLDDPAAEVFVLRRRRWIGRRAVLLETNAILAAWAPHLLDHDLAGSLSAVLTQRLGLRQARSRLSMYPATLDAEQAALLQSTAGTPCFRLQRVSYAADGRAVEFDIESWRHDVLEVSVDVYAPPE, encoded by the coding sequence ATGAGCTTCGCCACCACCGCCGGCTTCGCCCAGCGCATTGCCGATGCGCTGCTGGCGCGCATCGCCGCCGGCGAATGGCGTACCGACCAACGCCTGCCGGTGGAGCGCGAACTGGCCGCGCTGTTTGGCTGCACCCGCATCACCTTGCGCGAGGCCCTGCAGCAACTCGAATCGGACGGGCACATCTACCGCGAGAACCGTCGCGGCTGGTTCGTCAGCGCGCCGCGGGTGCGCCACGACCCCAACAGCATCGCCGGCTTCATGCAGTACGTGGCGGCACAGGGCGGCGTGCCGCGCACCGAACTGCTCGCCGCGCAGCGCCAGCCGGCCGGCCCGGCGCTCGCCCGGCACCTGCACCTGGACGATCCCGCGGCCGAGGTGTTCGTGCTGCGGCGCCGGCGCTGGATCGGGCGCCGCGCGGTGCTGCTGGAGACCAACGCGATCCTCGCCGCATGGGCGCCCCACCTGCTCGACCACGACCTGGCCGGCTCGCTGAGCGCAGTACTGACCCAGCGCCTGGGCTTGCGGCAGGCGCGCAGCCGGCTGTCGATGTATCCGGCCACGCTCGATGCGGAGCAGGCCGCGCTGCTGCAATCCACCGCCGGCACGCCCTGTTTCCGCCTGCAACGCGTCAGCTACGCCGCCGACGGCCGCGCCGTGGAATTCGACATCGAATCCTGGCGCCACGACGTGCTGGAAGTGTCGGTGGATGTGTACGCGCCGCCGGAGTGA
- a CDS encoding glycosyltransferase, with protein MDLPIVLLAVGVDDVALDACLGALEANTPAGTRVWLADDAQAGPRGMRVIEAWLARTRLQADYTRRPRMLGEVAHVDEMLRACGDADVAVLAADAQPGPGWLLQLSACLARDAAIASATPWSNAGEACAWPRLGEINPLPEDPERLARACAALPPLHPELPSAVCHAVVLRGVARQRAGGLDASSYGSWYAALTDLSLRMAGLGWRNVLCETAHVASSGEGRAADGDMDALATRWPAWHARLAGFLMHDPLRACREELQRLYDTLPPPDPQRALFDA; from the coding sequence ATAGACCTGCCCATCGTGCTGCTGGCGGTCGGCGTCGACGACGTCGCGCTGGACGCCTGCCTGGGCGCGCTGGAGGCGAACACGCCGGCCGGCACCCGGGTGTGGCTGGCCGACGATGCGCAGGCCGGGCCGCGCGGCATGCGGGTGATCGAGGCCTGGCTGGCGCGTACGCGCCTGCAGGCCGACTACACGCGGCGGCCGCGCATGCTCGGCGAAGTCGCGCATGTGGACGAGATGCTGCGCGCCTGCGGCGACGCCGACGTGGCGGTGCTGGCTGCTGATGCGCAGCCCGGGCCGGGCTGGTTGCTGCAGTTGAGCGCCTGCCTTGCGCGCGATGCGGCCATCGCCAGCGCCACGCCATGGAGCAATGCCGGCGAAGCCTGCGCGTGGCCGCGGCTGGGCGAGATCAATCCGCTGCCCGAGGATCCCGAGCGCCTGGCACGGGCCTGCGCGGCCTTGCCACCGCTGCATCCGGAACTGCCGTCGGCGGTGTGCCATGCGGTGGTGCTGCGCGGGGTGGCGCGGCAGCGCGCCGGCGGCCTGGACGCCAGCAGCTATGGCTCCTGGTATGCGGCGCTGACCGACCTGTCGCTGCGCATGGCCGGGCTCGGCTGGCGCAACGTGCTGTGCGAGACCGCGCATGTCGCGAGCAGCGGCGAGGGCCGCGCCGCCGACGGCGACATGGACGCGCTGGCCACGCGCTGGCCGGCCTGGCACGCGCGCCTGGCCGGGTTCCTGATGCACGATCCGCTGCGCGCCTGCCGCGAGGAGTTGCAGCGCCTGTACGACACGCTGCCGCCGCCGGATCCGCAACGCGCGCTGTTCGATGCGTAG